A stretch of the Polyangiaceae bacterium genome encodes the following:
- a CDS encoding serine/threonine protein phosphatase, translating into MAGRTFVVGDVHGDLGQLTTLLGRLPALDAEDTLVFLGDYLDRGPDSRGVIELLMGLDQHTPAKLVFLRGNHEDGWLRVLNGGWPEFVLPQPNGCWACVRSYLGRPLPETQPQKEDLEALFSGSFFPEPVATWMAGLLHFYEDEHAIYVHAGLPEKAGRFLHPSEVPDPIVLLWLRSSKFFREYKGKRVICGHTATEDLPVELSTYTPEDPGDLWFRGDVVAIDTRCGKEGGFLTAIELPALKVYESR; encoded by the coding sequence ATGGCGGGACGCACCTTCGTCGTGGGCGACGTGCACGGCGACCTCGGGCAGCTGACGACCTTGCTCGGGCGCCTGCCGGCGCTCGACGCCGAGGACACGCTGGTCTTTCTGGGGGACTACTTGGACCGTGGCCCCGACTCCCGGGGCGTGATCGAGCTCCTGATGGGGCTCGACCAGCACACGCCGGCGAAGCTGGTGTTCCTGCGCGGCAACCACGAGGACGGCTGGCTGCGAGTCCTGAACGGTGGTTGGCCGGAGTTCGTGCTGCCGCAACCAAACGGGTGCTGGGCCTGTGTTCGTTCCTACCTCGGGCGTCCCCTGCCCGAGACGCAGCCGCAAAAAGAGGACCTGGAGGCGCTGTTCTCCGGCTCTTTCTTCCCGGAGCCGGTGGCGACCTGGATGGCGGGGCTGCTGCACTTCTACGAGGACGAGCACGCCATCTACGTGCACGCCGGCCTGCCGGAGAAGGCCGGACGATTCCTGCACCCGAGCGAGGTCCCGGACCCGATCGTGCTGCTCTGGCTGCGCAGCTCGAAGTTCTTCCGAGAGTACAAAGGGAAGCGGGTGATCTGCGGGCACACGGCGACCGAAGACCTCCCGGTCGAGCTGTCGACCTACACCCCGGAAGACCCCGGCGATCTCTGGTTTCGGGGCGACGTCGTCGCGATCGACACCCGCTGCGGGAAGGAAGGCGGTTTCCTCACCGCGATCGAGCTGCCCGCGTTGAAGGTGTACGAGTCGCGTTGA
- a CDS encoding transglycosylase SLT domain-containing protein yields MRRASGWLMLGAFLGLASPARAQEVVLPKPSAAPPKAQAPGAAAPAKPAPAAPPKPAPAAPAKPAPAAPAKPAPAAPAKPAPAAPAKPEPAPATSPSGPAPALPPAPAAAPAAPPRGSSAPKPVAAPVAKKKGKPPRRPEATLPAGAARPVPNEAARRRVAAVGGSTGSDKKDPELEALKAAERVLFPKPLPGSTPGFSWDLPKPAATPGARVHASGLPPAAAADPGLDDGDDAPSDAEWIRSLTMPDLPVRLESRVVRYLKFYRDNPKGKAIARVWAKKSGRYVGALKAELTRAGLPSDLVWLSLIESGHNPTIVSPAGAAGLWQFMPDAGRSYGLNVDRWVDERYDPKRATDAAVLYLGDLYRRFGSWELAMAAYNMGYGGLSKAIRKFNTNDYWELCRYEAGIPWETTLYVPKIFALALVMSNKKAFGLADVAVDPPESFDGVVAQAGVPLERIAEAARVPLATIEALNPQILLGRVPPARTQGQATFRVRVPEGKAQQVTAALAKSDEAEPDAEPYVVKLGDDAASIAGARGTDRVVLARLNKLRNDEPLRAGTVLLVPKRAASAAQPSAAADDVVVISPREFRYADKTRMFYRVLGGDTLERIARAVGVAESEVLAWNALDPSARLVSGMVLTVWVPQGKAVTGVRLLSEKDVRVLVAGTPEFFDHFEGLNGKRRISVEARSGDTLASLGRRYGMSVGWMERINRRSRSKKLETGEKLVVYVPVGSAAAKAAAVPNEPEPPETLPAGAESPEPAAEGPSSDPEPAAGG; encoded by the coding sequence ATGCGTCGCGCGAGTGGCTGGCTGATGCTCGGGGCGTTCCTCGGCCTCGCGTCGCCGGCTCGCGCGCAGGAAGTGGTGCTCCCCAAGCCGAGCGCGGCTCCGCCCAAGGCTCAGGCGCCCGGTGCCGCCGCACCGGCGAAGCCCGCGCCAGCCGCACCGCCGAAGCCCGCGCCAGCCGCACCGGCGAAGCCCGCGCCAGCCGCACCGGCGAAGCCCGCGCCAGCCGCACCGGCGAAGCCCGCGCCAGCCGCACCGGCGAAGCCCGAGCCGGCCCCGGCGACCTCGCCCAGCGGCCCAGCTCCCGCCCTGCCGCCAGCTCCCGCCGCTGCGCCCGCTGCGCCACCCCGCGGGTCGTCCGCGCCGAAGCCGGTCGCGGCCCCGGTCGCGAAGAAGAAGGGCAAGCCACCCCGAAGGCCGGAGGCGACGCTTCCGGCAGGTGCCGCGCGGCCCGTGCCGAACGAGGCGGCGCGACGCCGCGTCGCGGCCGTCGGCGGTTCGACCGGCAGTGACAAGAAGGATCCCGAGCTCGAGGCGTTGAAGGCTGCCGAGCGGGTGTTGTTTCCGAAGCCGCTCCCGGGCTCGACCCCGGGCTTCAGCTGGGATCTGCCGAAGCCCGCCGCGACACCCGGCGCGCGCGTCCACGCCTCGGGCCTGCCGCCGGCTGCTGCCGCCGATCCCGGCCTCGATGACGGGGACGACGCCCCGAGCGACGCCGAGTGGATCCGCTCGCTGACCATGCCGGACTTGCCGGTGCGGCTCGAGTCCCGCGTCGTCCGCTACCTCAAGTTCTACCGCGACAACCCCAAGGGCAAGGCCATCGCGCGGGTGTGGGCGAAGAAGAGCGGGCGCTACGTCGGCGCGCTAAAGGCCGAGCTCACCCGCGCCGGACTGCCCTCCGACCTGGTCTGGCTCAGCTTGATCGAGAGCGGGCACAACCCGACCATCGTGTCGCCGGCTGGCGCCGCGGGCCTCTGGCAGTTCATGCCGGACGCGGGACGCTCGTACGGGCTGAACGTCGATCGCTGGGTGGACGAGCGCTACGATCCGAAGCGCGCGACCGACGCCGCCGTGCTCTACCTGGGAGACTTGTATCGGCGCTTCGGTAGCTGGGAGCTGGCGATGGCCGCGTACAACATGGGCTACGGCGGCCTCTCGAAGGCGATTCGCAAGTTCAACACCAACGACTACTGGGAGCTGTGTCGCTACGAAGCCGGCATTCCCTGGGAGACGACGCTCTACGTTCCAAAAATCTTCGCGCTCGCGCTGGTGATGTCGAACAAGAAGGCGTTCGGGCTCGCCGACGTCGCGGTCGATCCGCCGGAGAGCTTCGACGGGGTCGTGGCTCAGGCGGGGGTGCCCCTCGAGCGCATCGCCGAAGCCGCTCGAGTCCCGCTCGCGACCATCGAGGCCCTGAACCCCCAGATCCTGCTCGGACGCGTGCCGCCCGCCAGGACCCAGGGGCAGGCGACGTTCCGCGTCCGCGTGCCGGAGGGCAAGGCGCAGCAGGTGACCGCGGCGCTGGCGAAGTCCGACGAGGCTGAGCCCGATGCCGAGCCGTACGTGGTGAAGCTGGGTGACGACGCCGCCAGCATCGCAGGAGCGCGGGGCACGGATCGGGTCGTCTTGGCTCGCCTCAACAAGCTGCGAAATGACGAGCCGCTGCGCGCCGGAACGGTGCTGCTCGTCCCGAAGCGCGCGGCCAGCGCTGCGCAGCCGTCCGCCGCGGCGGATGACGTGGTGGTCATCTCGCCGCGCGAGTTCCGCTACGCGGACAAGACCCGGATGTTCTACCGCGTGCTCGGCGGCGACACCCTCGAGCGCATCGCGCGGGCCGTCGGCGTCGCGGAGAGCGAGGTGCTCGCCTGGAACGCCCTGGATCCGAGCGCGCGCTTGGTGTCGGGGATGGTGCTGACGGTCTGGGTGCCCCAGGGCAAGGCCGTGACCGGCGTCCGCCTGCTCTCGGAGAAGGACGTGCGCGTGCTGGTCGCCGGCACCCCTGAGTTCTTCGATCACTTCGAGGGGCTGAACGGCAAACGGCGCATCAGCGTGGAGGCCCGGAGCGGCGACACGCTGGCCAGCCTCGGGCGTCGCTACGGCATGAGCGTCGGCTGGATGGAACGCATCAACCGGCGCTCGCGCAGCAAGAAGCTCGAGACGGGCGAGAAGCTCGTCGTGTACGTTCCCGTCGGCAGCGCGGCAGCAAAGGCAGCGGCAGTGCCGAACGAGCCCGAGCCGCCGGAGACGCTACCGGCGGGCGCAGAGAGCCCCGAGCCCGCCGCCGAAGGGCCCTCGAGCGACCCCGAGCCCGCAGCTGGAGGCTGA
- a CDS encoding DUF2269 domain-containing protein, with amino-acid sequence MLPLVLKTIHILGAVLFLGTGLGSAYYKLRAGLSKDVAVIAWCDREVVRADWLFTVPAGLTMPVTGLWLVDLYKLPLHTPWVWQGLAGYAVAGITWLPAAYLQVRMRALSAAAQRDGTPLPPAWHRMQRTWALLGVPSFSVTLAVVWMMVSKQAVL; translated from the coding sequence ATGCTCCCGCTGGTCCTGAAGACGATCCACATCCTCGGGGCGGTGCTCTTCCTGGGCACCGGGCTCGGCAGCGCCTACTACAAGCTCAGGGCCGGGCTCTCGAAGGACGTGGCAGTGATCGCCTGGTGCGACCGCGAGGTGGTGCGCGCGGACTGGCTCTTCACCGTTCCAGCCGGTCTCACCATGCCCGTGACCGGCCTTTGGCTGGTCGACCTCTACAAGCTGCCGCTCCACACTCCCTGGGTCTGGCAGGGACTCGCCGGCTACGCCGTCGCCGGCATCACCTGGCTCCCGGCCGCTTACCTCCAAGTCCGGATGCGGGCGCTGTCGGCTGCGGCCCAGCGTGACGGCACCCCGCTTCCTCCCGCGTGGCACCGCATGCAGCGCACGTGGGCCCTGCTCGGTGTGCCGTCGTTCTCGGTCACGCTGGCGGTGGTGTGGATGATGGTCTCGAAGCAGGCGGTGCTCTGA
- a CDS encoding serine/threonine protein kinase, with amino-acid sequence MSSRDPQGGGSATVSSAPSISSLGLSPTPPMASSALPRICPACSGRYPADFRVCPRDATPLADAPEDADPLVGATLAESYEITRVLGEGGMGRVYEARHTRLPNKRFAIKMLHHELARQPEVVARFQREAEAMAAIEHANVVGVYDVNRAADGRPYIVQELLEGEELGKYLDRVGKLPPSTAVSVVRQVCRALAAAHARGIVHRDVKPENVILLGDLAAPRVKMVDFGISKLDEGSALTKTGVVMGTPAYMAPEQARGDRVDARADVYAAGAILYRALTGRKPYEGLDQIATLTAVLSEEPPRPRTLAPSIPEALELLIQRAMAREPADRLSRVEELDAGLAAFDQSGPSVSATGGDAGGHDKTMLAAGVATLLGASTVADASKNAKRARPLLVLASLVGLCLCLLVVGDGVLGAVRWIGDPTRGPSTGELVLSVVLSVVLLLAPLGLWVRFLARSVWSSTPRALETLIRTRAALGAGVVAYALLALAARLFELVVQRNPAAIAHPAWSLAAMLLCPLAAALAWFLPRKRS; translated from the coding sequence ATGAGCTCGCGTGACCCACAGGGCGGCGGATCGGCCACAGTGTCGAGCGCGCCGTCGATCTCTTCGCTCGGGCTCAGCCCGACGCCGCCGATGGCGTCTTCCGCGCTGCCCCGCATCTGCCCGGCGTGCTCTGGGCGCTACCCCGCAGACTTTCGCGTCTGCCCCCGCGACGCCACGCCGCTCGCGGACGCACCGGAGGACGCAGACCCGCTGGTCGGGGCCACGCTGGCGGAGTCCTACGAGATCACGCGCGTGCTCGGCGAGGGGGGCATGGGGCGCGTCTACGAAGCTCGGCACACACGCCTGCCGAACAAGCGCTTCGCCATCAAGATGCTACACCACGAGCTCGCCCGCCAGCCGGAGGTGGTCGCGCGCTTCCAGCGCGAAGCCGAGGCGATGGCTGCCATCGAGCACGCCAACGTAGTGGGCGTGTACGACGTGAATCGCGCGGCCGACGGCCGTCCCTACATCGTGCAAGAGCTGCTCGAAGGTGAGGAGCTCGGAAAATACCTCGATCGGGTCGGCAAGCTTCCGCCCTCGACGGCGGTTTCCGTCGTGCGCCAGGTGTGTCGTGCCCTGGCTGCAGCACACGCGCGTGGCATCGTGCACCGGGACGTCAAGCCCGAGAACGTGATCCTGCTCGGCGATCTCGCCGCGCCGCGGGTGAAGATGGTCGACTTCGGCATCTCCAAGCTCGACGAAGGCAGCGCGCTCACCAAGACGGGAGTGGTCATGGGCACGCCGGCCTACATGGCGCCGGAGCAGGCTCGCGGCGATCGCGTGGACGCCCGTGCCGACGTGTACGCCGCGGGTGCGATCTTGTATCGCGCGCTCACCGGCAGGAAGCCCTACGAGGGCCTGGACCAGATCGCGACGCTGACGGCCGTGCTCTCCGAGGAGCCGCCACGCCCCCGCACCCTGGCGCCGAGCATCCCAGAAGCGCTCGAGCTCTTGATCCAGCGCGCCATGGCCCGGGAGCCTGCGGATCGCCTGTCGCGTGTCGAGGAGCTCGACGCCGGCCTCGCCGCGTTCGACCAATCCGGACCGTCCGTGTCCGCGACGGGAGGTGACGCCGGAGGTCATGACAAGACGATGCTCGCTGCCGGCGTCGCCACGCTGCTCGGCGCGTCCACCGTCGCGGACGCCAGCAAGAACGCCAAGCGCGCCCGCCCGCTCTTGGTGCTCGCGTCGCTCGTGGGACTCTGCCTGTGCCTGCTCGTGGTCGGCGACGGTGTGCTGGGTGCCGTGCGCTGGATCGGCGACCCGACGCGTGGGCCCAGCACGGGCGAGCTCGTGCTCTCGGTCGTTCTGTCCGTGGTGCTGTTGCTCGCGCCGCTGGGTCTCTGGGTGCGCTTCCTGGCCAGGAGCGTCTGGTCGAGCACTCCGCGCGCCCTCGAGACGCTGATCAGGACGCGCGCCGCGCTCGGCGCGGGGGTCGTCGCCTACGCGCTGCTCGCCCTGGCAGCGCGCCTGTTCGAGCTGGTCGTGCAGCGCAACCCGGCGGCCATCGCGCACCCCGCCTGGTCCTTGGCTGCGATGCTGCTCTGTCCTCTGGCCGCCGCCCTGGCCTGGTTCCTCCCACGGAAGAGGTCGTGA
- a CDS encoding Do family serine endopeptidase → MSRNLGVFSLYMWEEAPRRAPTLVLLAALTALSCARSQDSAAKVASPEPTPPPNASAAVVPLPTPALARAGGVNIADVVERVLPSVVSVSSKRATPSLPFGFGPPGSGLGSGVVVGPGLVVTNNHVVADADELKVKTADKRELPAKVLGTDPKSDLAVLEVSGDTKGLVPLELGDSSRLRLGDVVLAVGNPFGVGQTVTMGIVSAKGRANMGIVDYEDFIQTDAAINPGNSGGALVDMEGRLVGINTAILSRTGGNVGIGFAIPTNMAKPIIESLRTNGKVVRGWLGVSIQDVDQELATAMKLPAPTGVLISDVQAGGPAEKAGLLRGDVITKLEGQKVDGVGQFRNRIAESGASKQVKLELLREGKALELIAALESQPGDLRRAFAPARSDGLDGLTLGELSPDVRRSLNLPKSVTSGVHVVEVERGSPAARAGLRGGDVVLEVNREKVTGVARFREMYAKAKGRTLLLVFREGSTLFVVSRR, encoded by the coding sequence ATGTCCAGGAACCTGGGGGTGTTCTCCCTCTACATGTGGGAAGAAGCTCCTCGGCGTGCGCCAACCCTGGTGCTGCTCGCCGCGCTGACCGCGCTCTCTTGCGCGCGCTCCCAGGACTCCGCCGCCAAGGTCGCTTCCCCCGAGCCCACGCCCCCGCCGAACGCGAGCGCCGCTGTCGTCCCGCTCCCGACGCCCGCGCTCGCGCGCGCCGGGGGGGTGAACATCGCCGACGTCGTGGAACGGGTGCTGCCCTCGGTGGTGAGCGTGTCGTCCAAACGTGCGACTCCCTCGCTGCCGTTCGGCTTCGGCCCGCCCGGGAGCGGCTTGGGCTCGGGCGTAGTGGTAGGCCCGGGGCTGGTCGTCACCAACAACCACGTGGTCGCCGACGCGGACGAGCTGAAGGTGAAGACCGCCGACAAGCGCGAGCTCCCCGCCAAGGTGCTGGGGACCGATCCGAAGAGCGACCTGGCGGTGCTGGAGGTCTCCGGGGACACCAAGGGCCTGGTGCCCCTCGAGCTCGGGGACTCTTCCCGACTGCGCCTGGGTGACGTGGTCCTGGCCGTCGGCAACCCGTTCGGCGTCGGTCAGACCGTCACCATGGGCATCGTGTCGGCCAAGGGTCGCGCGAACATGGGGATCGTGGACTACGAGGACTTCATCCAGACCGACGCGGCCATCAACCCCGGCAACTCGGGCGGCGCCCTCGTAGACATGGAAGGACGCCTGGTCGGGATCAACACGGCCATCCTGTCGCGCACGGGCGGCAACGTGGGCATCGGCTTCGCGATCCCGACGAACATGGCCAAGCCCATCATCGAGAGCCTCCGTACCAACGGCAAGGTCGTGCGCGGCTGGCTCGGGGTCTCGATCCAGGACGTGGATCAGGAGCTGGCGACGGCGATGAAGCTGCCCGCTCCGACTGGGGTGCTGATCTCCGACGTGCAGGCGGGAGGGCCGGCGGAGAAGGCCGGGCTCTTGCGCGGCGACGTCATCACCAAGCTCGAGGGCCAGAAGGTAGACGGCGTCGGTCAGTTCAGGAACCGGATCGCAGAGAGCGGCGCGAGCAAACAGGTGAAGCTCGAGCTCCTCCGCGAGGGCAAGGCGCTGGAGCTCATCGCGGCGCTCGAGTCGCAGCCAGGGGACCTGCGCCGGGCGTTCGCGCCGGCACGAAGCGACGGCCTCGACGGCCTCACCCTGGGCGAACTGAGCCCCGACGTCCGGCGCTCGCTGAACCTGCCGAAGAGCGTGACTTCCGGAGTCCACGTCGTCGAAGTGGAGCGGGGCAGCCCGGCGGCGCGCGCGGGGCTGCGCGGCGGGGACGTCGTGCTGGAGGTCAATCGAGAAAAGGTCACGGGTGTCGCGCGCTTCCGCGAGATGTACGCCAAGGCCAAGGGCCGCACGCTGCTGTTGGTGTTTCGCGAGGGCAGCACGCTGTTCGTGGTGTCGCGCCGCTGA
- a CDS encoding Hsp20/alpha crystallin family protein, whose amino-acid sequence MARDEKLAQTKDRPVATPRVDVYENEKEILLLADLPGVTKETLAIQADGDTLTLEAKRSEGPSGAVLASEYQALDFSRTFTIPRAIDRERIEAKLEAGVLHLHLPKQAALAPRKIPVRVG is encoded by the coding sequence ATGGCTCGTGACGAGAAGCTGGCTCAGACCAAAGACCGACCCGTCGCCACGCCGCGCGTGGACGTGTACGAGAACGAGAAGGAGATCCTGCTCCTGGCGGATCTGCCCGGAGTGACCAAGGAGACCCTCGCCATCCAAGCAGACGGCGACACGCTGACCCTCGAGGCCAAACGCTCCGAGGGGCCGAGCGGTGCGGTGCTCGCCTCCGAGTACCAGGCGCTGGACTTCAGCCGAACCTTCACCATCCCGCGCGCCATCGACCGCGAGCGCATCGAAGCCAAGCTCGAGGCTGGGGTGCTCCACCTCCACCTGCCCAAGCAGGCGGCGCTCGCACCCCGGAAGATCCCCGTCCGGGTCGGCTGA
- a CDS encoding Hsp20/alpha crystallin family protein: MFGYRNDLDRTLALMDQLRRRMDRVFDDYDRSAPPEPATGGAPRVNFHDTGNAFVLQADVPGVQERDLTLSLEQDVLTLSGQRKSDAPEGYAAYRQERAPYRFTRSFALPAKVDPEKTQATLKDGVLTVTLEKAPEVKPRQIAVRVA; the protein is encoded by the coding sequence ATGTTCGGCTATCGCAATGATCTCGATCGCACGCTGGCGCTGATGGACCAGCTCCGGCGACGCATGGACCGCGTCTTCGACGACTACGACCGCAGCGCTCCGCCGGAGCCCGCCACCGGTGGCGCGCCCCGAGTCAATTTCCACGACACCGGCAACGCCTTCGTGCTTCAGGCCGACGTGCCCGGGGTCCAGGAGAGGGACCTGACCCTCTCCCTGGAGCAAGACGTGCTGACCCTGAGCGGGCAGCGCAAGAGCGACGCTCCGGAAGGGTATGCAGCCTACCGCCAAGAGCGCGCCCCCTATCGCTTCACGCGCAGCTTCGCCCTGCCGGCCAAGGTGGATCCGGAGAAGACGCAGGCGACGCTCAAGGACGGTGTTCTCACCGTGACGCTGGAGAAGGCCCCGGAAGTGAAGCCGCGCCAGATCGCGGTTCGAGTCGCGTGA
- the cheB gene encoding chemotaxis-specific protein-glutamate methyltransferase CheB produces MSLPTIAPTSVLVVDDSAYNRRSIGAILEASPDVRVVGKAADGEEALRLAVSLRPDVITLDLEMPKMDGFTFLRILMSKQPTPVIVVSSYSAKENVFRALELGALDFVAKPDQKSDGDFQGIARELLAKVLLARTLKRGVFVVRPQLDSLPGTDSVPPRSGERQAPRQVIGIASSTGGPTALMQVVSRMPARYPNALLVTQHMPDKFTRTFAERLDRRSELEIREAADADELAAGAALVCPGGRCMTLEAGGPGGMPRVRIRPPGPEDRYVPSADRLFTSLSRLHGARAIGVILTGMGDDGVQGARAIREAGGVVVAESDATAIVYGMPGAAVRAGVVSQSMALPEIAEYLGSLR; encoded by the coding sequence AGGCTTCGCCGGACGTCCGAGTGGTCGGCAAGGCGGCGGACGGCGAAGAAGCCCTGCGCTTGGCGGTGTCGCTCAGGCCGGACGTCATCACGCTCGACCTCGAGATGCCGAAGATGGACGGGTTCACGTTCTTGCGCATCTTGATGAGCAAGCAGCCGACGCCGGTGATCGTGGTCTCAAGCTACAGCGCCAAGGAGAACGTCTTCCGTGCGCTCGAGCTCGGCGCGCTCGACTTCGTGGCCAAGCCGGATCAGAAGAGCGACGGAGACTTCCAGGGCATCGCGCGGGAGCTCCTGGCAAAGGTGCTCTTGGCGCGGACGCTCAAGCGCGGGGTGTTCGTCGTGCGCCCGCAGCTCGACTCGCTGCCGGGCACCGATTCGGTGCCGCCCCGCTCCGGCGAGCGGCAAGCGCCCCGCCAGGTCATCGGCATCGCCTCCAGTACCGGCGGACCCACGGCGCTCATGCAGGTGGTGTCCCGAATGCCCGCCCGCTACCCCAACGCGCTCTTGGTCACGCAGCACATGCCGGACAAGTTCACGCGCACGTTCGCCGAGCGGCTGGACCGGCGCAGCGAGCTCGAGATCCGCGAAGCGGCCGACGCCGACGAGCTCGCGGCCGGGGCGGCGCTGGTCTGCCCGGGCGGCCGCTGCATGACGCTCGAGGCGGGCGGCCCGGGCGGGATGCCCAGGGTCCGGATCCGGCCGCCGGGGCCCGAGGACCGTTACGTCCCCAGCGCCGACCGGCTGTTCACCAGCCTCTCGCGCCTGCACGGGGCCCGGGCCATCGGCGTGATCCTGACCGGCATGGGGGACGACGGGGTGCAGGGGGCGCGGGCGATCCGCGAGGCCGGCGGGGTGGTCGTGGCGGAGAGCGACGCCACGGCCATCGTCTACGGCATGCCGGGAGCCGCCGTACGAGCGGGGGTCGTGAGCCAGTCGATGGCGCTGCCGGAAATCGCCGAGTACCTCGGCTCGCTGCGCTGA